One genomic window of Phragmitibacter flavus includes the following:
- a CDS encoding cysteine hydrolase family protein — MPTVSIEAEPYPFELIPSRCALLIIDMQRDFLEPGGFGEMLGNDVSQLRRTIEPNKVLLETFRAKGLAVMHTREGHRPDLSDLPPAKKVRGKGKTTIGDPGPMGRILIRGEAGHDIIPELYPLPNEPVIDKPGKGAFFATDLHAILQNLGITQLIVTGVTTEVCVNTTVREANDRGYECLVPADCVGSYFPEFQDFGLRMIKAQSGIFGWVCDSPSIIAALA, encoded by the coding sequence ATGCCCACTGTCTCCATAGAAGCTGAACCCTACCCGTTTGAACTGATTCCCTCCAGGTGCGCCCTGCTGATCATCGACATGCAGCGCGACTTTCTCGAGCCCGGAGGATTCGGCGAAATGCTCGGCAACGACGTCTCCCAACTGCGTCGCACCATTGAACCCAACAAGGTCCTCCTCGAAACCTTCCGCGCCAAAGGCCTCGCCGTGATGCACACCCGCGAAGGCCATCGACCCGACCTCAGTGATTTACCGCCCGCCAAAAAGGTTCGCGGCAAAGGCAAAACCACCATCGGCGATCCGGGTCCCATGGGCCGCATCCTCATCCGCGGCGAAGCCGGACACGACATCATCCCCGAACTCTACCCGCTCCCGAATGAGCCCGTCATCGACAAACCCGGCAAAGGAGCCTTCTTCGCCACCGACCTCCACGCCATCCTGCAAAACCTCGGCATCACGCAACTCATCGTAACCGGAGTCACCACCGAAGTGTGCGTCAACACGACCGTCCGCGAAGCCAATGACCGCGGTTACGAATGCCTCGTCCCCGCTGACTGCGTCGGCTCCTACTTCCCCGAATTCCAGGACTTCGGGCTCCGCATGATCAAGGCCCAGTCCGGCATCTTCGGCTGGGTCTGCGACTCCCCATCCATCATCGCCGCCCTCGCCTAG
- a CDS encoding sigma-54-dependent transcriptional regulator, producing the protein MKKPLVETILIVDDHPANLDVLTQTLEPVGFHVLAVPNGEIALRVAERAKPDLIMLDVVMPEFNGFDVCEMLKKNPATRDIPVIFLSARNETRTLVKGFQAGGVDYITKPFQAEEVLARIETHLKNRRLTAALKQKNRQLIEQADALKQTNEKLAAEIKLRTKAEEQLQVADQKLDVIGAREAEHWNVSGLIGQSPSMARILEDVDKLKSFGNTTVLILGESGTGKELLARAIHSRGPHAKGPFIPVNCVAIPAELAESMLFGHIRGSFTGAIEDRKGYFELAHQGTLFLDEIGDMPLPLQAKLLRVLEDGMVYPIGSSKGKKITCRVVAATNAQLETHIANGTFRQDLYFRLARFTVTPPPLRERTEDIPALARHFIDLFVKEMGRKAPPLTTSALARLKTHPYPGNIRELKNIIERALIRSGGDAISPEHLDLPGNSTISSLPHPKPPQLALTPDSSLPLNLEEAETLLIRRALNQTQGNIAQAARLLGIHRTRIYRMMASKDA; encoded by the coding sequence ATGAAAAAGCCACTCGTCGAAACTATCCTCATCGTCGACGACCACCCGGCCAACCTCGACGTCCTCACCCAAACCCTCGAACCCGTCGGATTCCACGTGCTCGCCGTTCCCAACGGCGAGATCGCCCTGCGCGTCGCTGAACGCGCCAAACCCGACCTCATCATGCTCGACGTCGTCATGCCCGAATTCAACGGCTTCGACGTCTGCGAAATGCTCAAGAAGAACCCCGCCACCCGCGACATTCCCGTCATTTTCCTTAGCGCCCGCAACGAAACCCGCACCTTGGTAAAAGGCTTCCAGGCCGGAGGCGTCGACTACATCACCAAACCCTTCCAGGCCGAGGAAGTTCTCGCCCGCATCGAAACCCACCTCAAAAACCGCCGCCTTACCGCCGCGCTCAAACAAAAAAACCGCCAACTCATCGAACAAGCCGACGCCCTTAAACAAACCAACGAAAAACTCGCGGCTGAAATCAAACTCCGCACCAAAGCCGAAGAACAACTGCAGGTCGCCGATCAAAAACTCGACGTCATCGGTGCCCGCGAAGCCGAACACTGGAACGTCTCCGGTCTTATCGGTCAAAGCCCCTCCATGGCCCGAATTCTTGAAGACGTCGACAAACTCAAATCGTTCGGCAATACCACGGTCCTGATCCTTGGCGAAAGCGGCACCGGCAAGGAACTCCTCGCCCGTGCCATCCACTCCCGCGGCCCCCATGCCAAAGGCCCCTTCATTCCCGTCAACTGTGTCGCCATCCCCGCCGAACTTGCCGAATCCATGCTTTTCGGCCACATCCGCGGCTCTTTCACCGGCGCCATCGAAGACCGCAAAGGTTACTTCGAACTCGCCCATCAGGGCACCCTCTTCCTCGACGAAATTGGCGACATGCCCCTCCCCCTCCAGGCCAAACTCCTCCGTGTTCTCGAAGACGGCATGGTCTATCCCATCGGCTCCAGCAAAGGCAAAAAAATCACCTGTCGCGTCGTCGCCGCCACTAACGCCCAGCTCGAAACCCACATCGCCAACGGCACCTTCCGCCAGGACCTCTACTTCCGCCTCGCCCGTTTCACCGTCACCCCACCCCCCCTGCGTGAACGCACCGAAGACATCCCCGCCCTTGCCCGTCATTTCATCGACCTCTTCGTCAAAGAAATGGGCCGCAAAGCCCCACCCCTCACCACCAGCGCCCTTGCACGTCTCAAAACTCATCCCTATCCCGGAAACATCCGCGAGTTAAAAAACATCATCGAACGCGCCCTCATCCGCAGCGGCGGCGACGCCATCTCCCCCGAGCATCTCGACCTCCCTGGCAACAGCACAATTTCATCACTCCCCCATCCCAAGCCACCCCAACTCGCGCTAACGCCCGATTCCTCCCTTCCCCTCAACCTTGAAGAAGCCGAAACCCTCCTCATCCGCCGCGCCCTCAATCAAACCCAAGGCAACATCGCCCAAGCCGCCCGCCTCCTCGGCATCCACCGCACCAGAATCTACCGCATGATGGCCAGCAAAGACGCTTGA
- a CDS encoding DNA-directed RNA polymerase subunit alpha, producing the protein MSIRLARFEMPNRLVKNEVTANDNYAQFVAEPFDRGYGHTIGNSLRRVLLSSLEGASITSVRIKGAEHEFSTLPGVLEDVTQIVLNLKKVKFQHFDNKDIHVLSINADKEGVVTAGDIRDDQHYQVINKDQIICTLDRKGKFEADIEVRVGRGFATGEENKRPDMPIGVIPIDAIFSPVTRVKYAVEATRVGQNTDYDKLVLDVWTDGRIAPQDALLQASAILRRHLDVFVNYDDSQVEFDAAPEAQSEENLELRKLLNMSVNEIELSVRAANCLNNANITSVGQLALKSEAEMLRYRNFGKKSLTEIKEKLQELGLNLGMKLDASLLEPLPGGVSMLRSGFRREDDDEGDADSFSRLISANLGDDDDDEDDEVEVEEEEEA; encoded by the coding sequence ATGTCCATCAGATTAGCCCGATTTGAAATGCCCAATCGTCTCGTGAAAAACGAGGTGACGGCCAATGATAACTACGCGCAGTTCGTCGCTGAACCGTTTGATCGCGGTTATGGCCACACGATTGGCAACAGCCTTCGTCGCGTGCTGCTTTCCTCGTTGGAAGGCGCTTCCATCACCAGCGTTCGCATCAAGGGTGCCGAGCATGAGTTCAGCACCCTTCCTGGCGTGCTTGAAGACGTGACCCAGATCGTCCTCAACCTCAAAAAGGTGAAGTTCCAGCATTTCGACAATAAGGACATTCACGTTCTTTCCATCAACGCCGACAAAGAAGGCGTGGTGACTGCCGGTGACATTCGTGACGACCAGCATTATCAGGTCATCAACAAGGATCAGATCATCTGCACCCTTGATCGCAAAGGCAAATTTGAAGCGGACATCGAAGTTCGCGTGGGCCGCGGTTTCGCCACTGGCGAAGAGAACAAGCGCCCCGACATGCCGATTGGTGTGATTCCCATTGATGCCATTTTCTCCCCGGTGACCCGTGTGAAATACGCCGTGGAAGCCACTCGTGTGGGTCAGAACACCGATTACGACAAACTGGTGCTCGACGTGTGGACAGACGGACGCATTGCCCCCCAGGACGCGTTGCTTCAGGCTTCCGCCATCCTTCGCCGCCACCTTGATGTGTTCGTCAACTACGACGACAGCCAGGTGGAATTCGACGCCGCTCCAGAAGCGCAAAGCGAAGAAAACCTTGAGCTCCGCAAGTTGCTCAACATGTCCGTCAACGAGATCGAACTCAGCGTGCGTGCGGCCAACTGCCTCAACAACGCCAACATCACTTCCGTGGGTCAACTCGCCCTCAAGAGCGAGGCCGAAATGCTGCGTTACCGCAACTTCGGCAAGAAGTCCCTCACCGAGATCAAGGAAAAGCTTCAGGAGCTTGGCCTCAATCTTGGCATGAAACTCGATGCCTCGTTGCTTGAGCCCCTTCCTGGTGGCGTCTCCATGCTGCGTTCCGGCTTCCGTCGTGAAGACGACGATGAAGGCGACGCTGACAGCTTCTCCCGTTTGATCTCCGCCAACCTTGGTGACGACGACGATGATGAAGACGATGAAGTCGAAGTCGAAGAGGAAGAAGAAGCTTAA
- a CDS encoding regulator translates to MNTFKPKLWVPGDWNAFFGFGTNIIVNMLVLTGLLRFVLGLPDELVFGRILPATGLMLFMSTVYYAWLAYRLAKKEGRDTVCALPSGVSVPHMFVVVFVIMLPISLMTGDPIKGWEAGLAWVFIQGFLLMIGGFIAPIIRKITPRAALLGTLAGVSVTFISMRPALEMFMTPLIGIVCFAIILLSWFGGVRYFKGIPAGLIAIAAGCLIAWGSNLFGANIGGMSATALTASFTNFGFSLPMPAFDHVFSGFEFLGIILVTAIPFGIYDLVEAMDNVESAEVAGDSFPTTQVLTADGVISTIGCLMGNPFNLAVYIGHPGWKSMGGRIGYSAATGVMIILFATFGIISVMSALIPLVAISPILLYIGMLIGAQAFQECPKRHAPAIILALAPHVAHWGKTQIDNALGAAGTNAATVGLDKLGQVGVLYEGLGILGGGAIIGGLMLGAIGVFVIDRKFYKAAMFTLASALLTFFGFMHGEAIGINHSPMVAAGYLVVTGILVACAKFATASEPAPEHAEEPESLPDESPQTA, encoded by the coding sequence ATGAACACATTCAAACCTAAACTGTGGGTTCCAGGCGACTGGAACGCGTTCTTCGGCTTCGGCACGAACATCATCGTCAACATGCTGGTTCTCACCGGACTGCTGCGCTTCGTGCTCGGCCTGCCCGACGAACTGGTCTTTGGCCGCATCCTGCCCGCCACCGGCCTCATGCTATTCATGAGCACCGTCTACTACGCCTGGCTGGCCTACCGACTCGCCAAAAAGGAGGGCCGCGACACCGTCTGCGCCCTGCCCTCCGGCGTCAGCGTGCCGCACATGTTTGTCGTCGTGTTCGTCATCATGCTGCCCATCTCGCTGATGACCGGCGACCCCATCAAAGGCTGGGAAGCCGGACTCGCCTGGGTGTTCATCCAGGGGTTTCTCCTTATGATCGGCGGTTTCATCGCTCCCATCATTCGCAAAATCACCCCCCGCGCCGCCCTGCTCGGCACCCTCGCCGGGGTCTCGGTGACCTTCATCTCCATGCGCCCCGCCCTTGAGATGTTCATGACCCCGCTCATTGGCATCGTCTGCTTCGCCATCATCCTCCTCAGCTGGTTCGGCGGCGTGCGTTACTTCAAAGGCATCCCCGCAGGCCTCATCGCCATCGCCGCCGGCTGCCTCATCGCCTGGGGCTCCAACCTCTTCGGTGCCAACATCGGCGGCATGTCAGCCACCGCTCTCACCGCCTCCTTCACCAACTTCGGCTTCTCCCTGCCGATGCCCGCCTTCGACCACGTCTTTTCCGGATTCGAATTCCTCGGCATCATCCTCGTCACCGCCATTCCCTTCGGCATCTATGACCTCGTCGAAGCCATGGACAACGTCGAAAGCGCCGAGGTCGCTGGCGACAGCTTCCCCACCACCCAGGTCCTCACCGCCGACGGTGTCATCAGCACCATCGGCTGCCTCATGGGCAACCCCTTCAACCTCGCCGTCTACATCGGCCATCCGGGTTGGAAATCCATGGGCGGCCGCATCGGCTACTCCGCCGCCACCGGCGTGATGATCATCCTCTTCGCCACCTTCGGCATCATCTCCGTGATGAGCGCCCTCATCCCGCTCGTCGCCATCTCCCCGATCCTCCTCTACATCGGTATGCTCATCGGTGCGCAGGCCTTTCAAGAATGCCCAAAACGCCACGCCCCGGCCATCATTCTCGCCCTCGCCCCCCACGTTGCTCATTGGGGTAAAACGCAAATTGACAACGCCCTCGGCGCTGCCGGCACCAATGCCGCCACGGTTGGCCTTGATAAACTCGGACAAGTCGGCGTCCTCTACGAAGGCCTCGGCATTCTAGGCGGCGGCGCCATCATCGGCGGCCTCATGCTCGGTGCCATCGGGGTGTTTGTCATCGACCGAAAATTCTACAAGGCCGCGATGTTCACCCTGGCCTCCGCGCTGCTTACCTTCTTCGGTTTCATGCATGGCGAAGCGATCGGTATCAATCACTCCCCCATGGTCGCCGCCGGCTATCTGGTGGTCACCGGCATCCTGGTCGCCTGCGCCAAGTTCGCCACCGCCTCCGAACCCGCACCTGAACACGCGGAAGAACCCGAATCACTCCCCGACGAATCCCCCCAAACGGCATAA
- a CDS encoding CHASE domain-containing protein, protein MSALPPPPSLHPHPHLRKASDYARMKLDNLRSRTLGLMEVLYSLQSLHGLLAMSRQSMDADVFQRFVKDPMERHQELQGLAWSPVVQHAERPQYESAMRKMLHDDRYEVRDLNHHNQLETAAARPSYVPLTFLAPLAENAIAHGFDLASEPRRRLALERARDTGAPFTTTPLRLVQETQDQLGCLVVLPVYFGNVNSEEERRQQLAGFVTAAFRITNMVDAFLGEESDPLFQVEVAVFDKTEPGQQICRRGTLLPEDAIDTATEWLEFAGARWRVRVPLTDHSAPLTPSSPYADHPFRSLFENAMVGMFQTSPSGRYLAANTAMAHLYGYASPGELMVAFSDIGAQLYVDPSRRSEFVQLLQQHDTISAFESQIRRRDGTLIWISEKARCVRDAHGRLLYYEGVVEDITEQQHARESLNRACQELQQRLEERSTQLARTNAALSIEIEDRKRAEKSAATANEAKSVFLSHMSHEIRTPLNAVIGYAQILQRDQTLTPDQQSILNSLSSGSHHLMSLVEHLLDLSKIEAGSMDIHPAAFDLQSMVQLLESMFRHRCQQKKLRLRVDATSGPSMLTGDEAMLRQVLINLLSNAVKFTDTGYVSLRVVPEDADRWRFEVADTGIGIEPDLQNQIFEPFHQAQAGRHRGGTGLGLTILKRQIELMGGTLTLDSAPGRGSLFSFVLPLPSASQPASQLQSENPVNLRVRPETIVRALVVDDISANRDLLARMLRLTGCEVETVGDGASAIEMVRQTQPHIVFMDIWMPDMNGIEATQHLLREFRKTPLKIVAHSATAFTHEASKYLETGFEDFFPKPFRFERLCACLQSLLPDHFITIESPTIFAALPSLLADLPAPLAQRLRQSAGDYNITDLKQCLEELKGSDSPHSALTLQLHQMIAGYDMQGIIDFVQHHLPPADAS, encoded by the coding sequence ATGAGCGCCCTTCCCCCTCCTCCTTCACTTCATCCGCATCCCCATCTGCGCAAGGCGTCCGACTACGCCCGGATGAAACTGGACAACCTGCGCAGCCGCACCCTCGGTCTGATGGAGGTTCTTTATTCCCTGCAATCCCTTCACGGACTTCTCGCCATGTCGCGCCAATCCATGGACGCCGATGTGTTCCAGCGTTTTGTCAAAGATCCCATGGAGCGACATCAGGAGCTGCAAGGTCTCGCTTGGAGCCCCGTGGTCCAGCACGCCGAGCGGCCTCAATATGAATCCGCCATGCGCAAGATGCTCCATGACGACCGCTACGAAGTGCGCGATCTCAATCACCACAACCAGCTCGAAACCGCTGCCGCGCGCCCGAGCTACGTGCCGCTCACTTTTCTCGCCCCTCTCGCCGAAAACGCCATCGCCCACGGCTTCGATCTTGCCTCCGAACCCCGACGCCGACTCGCACTCGAACGCGCCCGCGACACCGGCGCCCCTTTCACCACCACCCCACTGCGCCTCGTCCAGGAAACCCAGGACCAGCTCGGCTGCCTCGTCGTCCTCCCCGTGTATTTCGGCAACGTCAACTCCGAGGAAGAACGCCGCCAACAACTCGCCGGATTCGTCACCGCCGCCTTCCGCATCACCAACATGGTCGATGCCTTCCTCGGCGAAGAAAGCGACCCCCTGTTCCAGGTCGAAGTCGCCGTGTTCGACAAAACCGAACCCGGTCAACAAATCTGCCGACGTGGCACCCTGCTCCCCGAAGACGCCATCGACACCGCCACCGAATGGCTCGAGTTCGCCGGTGCCCGCTGGCGCGTTCGCGTTCCCCTCACCGATCACAGCGCGCCCCTCACGCCCTCGTCTCCCTACGCCGACCACCCCTTTCGCAGCCTGTTTGAAAACGCCATGGTCGGCATGTTTCAAACCAGTCCGTCTGGACGTTACCTCGCCGCCAACACCGCCATGGCGCACCTCTACGGCTACGCCTCGCCCGGGGAACTCATGGTCGCTTTTTCCGACATCGGTGCCCAACTTTACGTCGATCCCTCCAGGCGCAGCGAGTTTGTGCAACTGCTCCAGCAACACGACACCATCTCCGCTTTCGAATCCCAGATCCGCCGCCGCGATGGCACCCTCATTTGGATATCCGAAAAAGCCCGTTGTGTTCGCGATGCCCATGGCCGCCTTCTTTATTATGAGGGCGTCGTTGAGGACATCACCGAGCAACAACATGCCCGGGAATCCCTCAATCGCGCCTGTCAGGAACTTCAACAACGTCTCGAAGAGCGCAGCACCCAGCTCGCCCGCACCAATGCCGCCCTTTCCATCGAAATTGAGGATCGCAAGCGCGCCGAAAAAAGCGCCGCCACCGCCAACGAAGCCAAGTCCGTGTTCCTCTCGCACATGAGCCACGAGATCCGCACCCCCCTCAATGCGGTCATCGGCTACGCCCAAATCCTGCAACGCGACCAAACCCTCACGCCCGACCAGCAGTCGATCCTCAACTCCCTCTCCTCCGGCAGCCATCACCTCATGAGCCTCGTCGAGCACCTCCTCGACCTCTCCAAAATCGAAGCCGGCAGCATGGACATCCATCCCGCCGCCTTCGACCTCCAGAGCATGGTCCAGCTTTTGGAAAGCATGTTCCGCCATCGTTGCCAGCAGAAAAAACTCCGACTCCGCGTCGACGCCACCTCCGGCCCCAGCATGCTCACCGGCGACGAGGCCATGCTCAGGCAAGTCCTCATCAACCTGCTCAGCAACGCCGTCAAATTCACCGACACCGGCTATGTCAGTCTCCGCGTCGTTCCTGAAGATGCCGACCGCTGGCGCTTCGAAGTCGCCGACACCGGCATCGGCATCGAACCCGATCTGCAAAATCAAATCTTCGAGCCCTTTCATCAGGCCCAAGCCGGACGCCATCGCGGCGGCACCGGTCTCGGGCTGACCATTTTGAAACGCCAAATCGAACTGATGGGCGGCACCCTCACGCTCGACTCCGCCCCTGGTCGAGGTTCCCTCTTCAGCTTCGTCCTCCCCCTCCCCTCCGCCAGCCAACCCGCCAGCCAGCTCCAATCCGAAAATCCCGTCAACCTCCGCGTCCGACCTGAAACCATCGTCAGAGCCCTCGTCGTTGACGACATTTCCGCCAACCGCGACCTCCTCGCCCGCATGCTGCGCCTCACCGGTTGCGAAGTCGAAACCGTCGGCGACGGAGCCTCCGCCATCGAAATGGTCCGCCAGACCCAGCCGCACATCGTCTTCATGGACATCTGGATGCCCGACATGAATGGCATCGAAGCCACCCAACATCTCCTTCGGGAATTCCGCAAAACTCCGCTCAAAATCGTCGCCCACTCCGCCACCGCCTTCACCCACGAAGCCAGCAAATATCTCGAAACCGGTTTTGAAGATTTTTTCCCAAAACCCTTCCGCTTCGAGCGCCTCTGCGCCTGCCTGCAATCGCTCCTCCCCGATCATTTCATCACCATCGAATCCCCAACCATTTTCGCAGCCCTCCCCTCCCTTCTTGCCGACCTCCCGGCCCCTCTCGCCCAGCGCCTTCGCCAGAGCGCAGGAGACTACAACATCACCGACCTCAAACAATGCCTTGAAGAACTCAAAGGCAGCGATTCCCCCCACTCCGCCCTCACCCTTCAGCTCCATCAGATGATCGCCGGTTACGACATGCAAGGCATCATCGACTTCGTCCAACACCACCTTCCACCCGCCGACGCCTCTTGA
- the rplQ gene encoding 50S ribosomal protein L17, with protein MRHKRKTVKLQRSQSHRDALLKNLCKSLIEHRRIRTTVAKAKAVRPVVEKLVTLGKKALAAEGANEKEIAAKRVHFARQAFAQLRDKSLVKKLFSEIAVASKDRKGGYTRITKLGQRQSDSAPMAFIEWVDLAAPVGAAVVEDAPAKEEAKAEAEA; from the coding sequence ATGAGACATAAACGTAAAACGGTCAAACTTCAGCGCTCGCAGAGCCATCGCGATGCCTTGCTGAAAAATCTTTGCAAGAGCCTCATCGAGCATCGCCGCATCCGCACCACCGTGGCCAAGGCCAAGGCTGTGCGTCCGGTGGTCGAGAAGCTTGTCACCCTTGGCAAGAAGGCGCTTGCCGCTGAAGGTGCCAACGAGAAGGAAATCGCAGCCAAACGCGTTCACTTTGCCCGTCAGGCTTTCGCCCAGTTGCGCGACAAGTCCTTGGTGAAAAAGCTTTTCAGCGAAATCGCCGTGGCTTCCAAAGATCGCAAAGGTGGTTACACCCGCATCACCAAGCTCGGCCAGCGCCAGAGCGACTCCGCTCCGATGGCATTCATCGAGTGGGTTGACCTCGCTGCTCCTGTCGGTGCCGCCGTGGTGGAAGACGCACCTGCCAAAGAAGAGGCGAAAGCCGAAGCTGAGGCTTAA